A region of Allocoleopsis franciscana PCC 7113 DNA encodes the following proteins:
- a CDS encoding glycoside hydrolase family 65 protein: MPMFSDYDSADSEHTWVMAFDGYDPQDEGHREGLFAVGNGYFVTRAAAIEATADEIHYPGTYRAGLYNRLVSQVNGETVENESLVNLPNWLALTFRIDGGDWFSIDQVEILSYQQSLHLRSGVLRREIQFRDRDGRQTKLHEHRFVSMAQPHLAGLHLELIAENWSGELEIRSAIDGRVINNNVKRYEPYNKQHLEPIATGTLEPAGIWLNTRTSQSRVELGLAARTQVLVDGAAVESTRTIEQEKAQIGECIRVHVNRGAVIAIEKIAALYTSRDPAIACCIEASQEVVLTAPSFTDLLNASKHAWERLWMRCDLEFEPVEYLRIARLHIFHILQTFSPHTADLDAGLPARGWHGEGYRGHIFWDEVFVLPFLIYRFPAIAREILLYRYRRLNAARALAHQQGYRGAMYPWRSASTGGEETPRFQFNLLSGHWTPDHTQLQRHISAIVAHTVWEYYIITNDIMFLCDYGAELLIEVARFWVSFATYHPEFERYEILGVMGPDEYHTGYPNATTSGINNNSYTNLMAVWTLCRAQEVLDLLPASRRRELYHWLKLSQEEIDYWDTVSRKMRVVFDENGSLSQYEGFDRLQELDWQQFDHERINWVLEAKGDDVNRYQVAKQADLAMLFFLFSKAEIEALLQRLGYTFDLNQMQQTLAYHLQRTSHESSLSRFVYAGALSQLELEKSWQLFTQSLITDVSGASSDEVKSGIHLGAMAGTLYVLQHHYLGLKVNRGRIYLNPSFPTSINHLRVSLQLQSNDFQIEKIGDRLNVAAASTNQSSVSIIYHGEMVDLQPGISLSFALNNV, encoded by the coding sequence ATGCCCATGTTCTCTGATTACGATAGCGCAGACTCAGAACATACCTGGGTCATGGCGTTTGATGGCTACGACCCCCAGGATGAAGGACACCGGGAAGGGTTGTTTGCCGTCGGAAATGGCTATTTTGTCACCCGTGCAGCAGCGATTGAGGCGACGGCAGATGAGATTCACTATCCTGGCACTTATCGAGCCGGTCTTTACAATCGTTTGGTTAGCCAGGTCAATGGTGAGACGGTAGAGAATGAATCGCTGGTCAATTTGCCCAACTGGTTAGCATTAACGTTTCGCATTGATGGCGGAGACTGGTTTTCTATTGATCAAGTCGAAATCCTTTCTTATCAACAAAGTTTGCATCTGCGTTCCGGGGTGTTGCGGCGGGAGATTCAGTTTCGCGATCGCGACGGACGGCAAACAAAACTGCACGAACACCGATTTGTCAGTATGGCTCAACCGCACCTTGCGGGATTGCATTTAGAATTAATTGCCGAAAACTGGTCAGGGGAGCTAGAAATTCGCTCCGCGATCGATGGGCGGGTCATCAATAATAATGTTAAGCGCTACGAACCCTACAACAAGCAGCACCTTGAGCCAATAGCGACAGGAACCCTGGAACCAGCAGGGATTTGGCTAAATACGCGCACCAGTCAGTCCCGTGTTGAACTGGGATTGGCGGCACGTACTCAGGTGTTGGTGGATGGTGCTGCGGTCGAGTCAACGCGAACCATTGAGCAGGAAAAAGCCCAAATCGGGGAGTGTATTCGAGTCCATGTTAATCGGGGTGCGGTGATTGCGATCGAGAAAATAGCGGCTTTGTATACGTCGCGTGATCCTGCGATCGCCTGTTGTATTGAAGCGTCGCAGGAAGTCGTGCTAACTGCCCCTAGTTTTACAGATTTATTGAATGCCTCCAAACATGCTTGGGAAAGACTATGGATGCGCTGCGATCTTGAATTTGAGCCAGTCGAATACCTGCGAATTGCACGGCTGCACATTTTTCACATTCTCCAAACCTTTTCACCCCATACAGCAGATCTGGATGCAGGTTTACCAGCTCGTGGCTGGCATGGTGAAGGCTATCGCGGACATATTTTTTGGGATGAAGTTTTTGTGCTGCCATTTCTCATCTATCGCTTTCCGGCGATCGCTAGAGAAATATTGTTGTATCGCTATCGTCGTCTCAATGCCGCACGTGCTCTGGCTCATCAACAGGGTTATCGGGGTGCAATGTATCCCTGGCGCAGTGCCAGTACTGGAGGTGAAGAAACCCCCCGTTTTCAGTTTAATTTACTCTCTGGTCACTGGACACCCGATCACACCCAGTTGCAGCGCCATATCAGCGCGATCGTTGCCCATACTGTCTGGGAATACTACATCATCACCAATGATATTATGTTCCTTTGCGACTACGGGGCTGAGTTACTCATCGAAGTTGCTCGATTTTGGGTAAGTTTCGCCACCTACCATCCTGAATTTGAACGCTACGAAATTCTGGGAGTTATGGGGCCAGATGAGTACCACACTGGCTACCCCAACGCAACTACATCAGGCATTAACAACAACTCCTACACCAACTTGATGGCGGTTTGGACACTTTGCCGCGCTCAGGAAGTCTTAGATTTACTCCCCGCCTCTCGCAGAAGAGAGCTTTACCATTGGCTAAAGCTGAGTCAAGAGGAAATCGACTACTGGGATACAGTCAGCCGGAAAATGCGCGTGGTTTTTGATGAAAATGGGAGTCTGAGCCAGTACGAAGGGTTCGATCGCCTGCAAGAGTTAGATTGGCAGCAGTTTGATCATGAGCGGATTAACTGGGTATTGGAGGCGAAGGGTGATGATGTCAATCGCTATCAAGTTGCTAAACAGGCAGATTTGGCAATGCTATTCTTTCTGTTCTCCAAGGCAGAAATAGAAGCACTGCTGCAACGACTGGGGTATACATTTGATCTGAACCAGATGCAGCAAACGCTGGCATATCACCTTCAGCGCACATCCCATGAATCGAGCTTATCCCGTTTTGTCTATGCTGGGGCTTTGTCTCAACTTGAGCTGGAGAAATCCTGGCAGCTATTTACCCAGTCACTCATTACCGATGTATCGGGTGCTAGTAGTGATGAGGTGAAAAGTGGGATTCATCTGGGAGCAATGGCAGGGACACTATATGTTCTCCAGCACCATTACCTCGGTTTAAAAGTGAATAGAGGTCGGATCTACCTCAATCCATCTTTCCCCACTTCAATCAACCATTTGCGGGTAAGCTTGCAACTTCAGTCTAACGATTTCCAAATTGAGAAGATAGGCGATCGCCTGAATGTTGCCGCCGCAAGTACGAATCAATCCTCTGTCTCGATTATCTATCACGGAGAAATGGTGGACTTACAGCCAGGAATTTCCCTATCTTTTGCTTTAAACAACGTCTAG
- a CDS encoding ribokinase — protein MSQGVVISLGSINADFQVRVDRQPDLSKGVLLAHDFVRLGGGKAANVAYLASRLGISTRLIGHVGDDDLKEQALRSLREIDIDLQYVQAVAGQSTAVSMIAVPPDGKKGVLLAGNANYQWSEEDVEMVSAAIESAPSGSVLVVDYEITPFIANHGISAAHERGIPVILDPSPVKYVDQSLFSQISYIVPDAQEAKQLTGIAIDSVDHAVEAGRYLVEQGVKNAFVKLKDGGCVLVNSEQVVHIPPTPVDVVDATGAGDAFAGGLAVAVVEGKSLLDAACLATAASHAAVTQYGSQPAYPTRTQLDALFEQIVNHAHVL, from the coding sequence ATGAGTCAGGGAGTGGTGATTTCTCTCGGCAGTATCAATGCTGATTTTCAAGTGCGAGTCGATCGCCAACCAGACTTGAGTAAGGGGGTACTACTAGCACACGATTTTGTGCGATTGGGGGGTGGAAAAGCAGCGAATGTTGCCTATCTGGCGAGTCGCCTGGGGATTTCTACGCGGTTAATCGGTCATGTGGGAGACGATGACTTGAAAGAACAGGCATTGCGATCGCTACGGGAAATAGATATCGATCTGCAATATGTGCAGGCTGTCGCGGGTCAAAGTACTGCTGTTTCCATGATTGCGGTGCCGCCAGATGGCAAGAAAGGTGTTCTCCTAGCTGGCAATGCGAATTACCAATGGTCAGAAGAAGATGTTGAAATGGTGAGTGCAGCCATTGAAAGCGCCCCCTCTGGGTCAGTTTTGGTTGTTGATTATGAAATTACTCCTTTTATTGCCAATCACGGCATTTCGGCAGCCCATGAACGTGGCATTCCTGTTATCCTTGACCCTTCTCCGGTAAAGTATGTGGATCAGTCGTTGTTTTCTCAAATCAGCTATATTGTCCCCGATGCCCAGGAAGCAAAGCAGTTAACAGGGATTGCGATCGATTCTGTTGACCATGCGGTTGAGGCGGGTCGCTATCTGGTAGAACAGGGAGTTAAGAATGCCTTTGTGAAGCTAAAAGATGGAGGTTGCGTTCTAGTGAACTCCGAACAGGTTGTGCATATTCCCCCGACTCCCGTGGATGTGGTTGATGCAACTGGGGCAGGTGATGCATTTGCAGGAGGTCTAGCCGTTGCCGTTGTTGAAGGAAAATCCCTTTTAGATGCGGCTTGTTTGGCGACGGCGGCTTCCCATGCGGCTGTTACCCAGTATGGTTCTCAACCGGCTTACCCGACGCGAACGCAACTTGATGCACTATTTGAGCAAATTGTCAATCATGCCCATGTTCTCTGA
- a CDS encoding AI-2E family transporter yields the protein MTIEMPAVIINSQRLVKTFLFPLLMQLSDRTTQTLMAVIATILIVAALRATQPISMPLAFAFFIAVLVYPLQRWFNRYIPHWLSLVLVLLLLAGVLGLAVGALEISAEIIEPKAPEYLNRLQQMAESAQSWAQARGFPVSQFSSGQNSNQLTQEAIGGIKSLLSALSLFVLVVSLLVLLLLEVNQYKEKTQRAFPSRTSDRLINAVGSMSEKLRRYLFVMTLTSFLTGVLTSILCFILGVDLAFVWGLIAFVLNYIPTLGSIIAVIPPTLVALVFNGVGRGIATLIGLAVLQVAIGNFVDPRLQGKTLQLSPFIALISIVFWGWVWGIPGAILGVPMTVAIILLCQEFDSTRGIAIVLGEVEKSKS from the coding sequence ATGACTATTGAAATGCCAGCCGTAATAATCAACTCCCAACGACTGGTAAAAACGTTTCTCTTTCCCCTGCTCATGCAACTATCTGACCGAACCACGCAAACCTTAATGGCAGTTATTGCCACAATCTTGATTGTGGCTGCCCTAAGAGCAACTCAACCCATTTCCATGCCCTTAGCGTTCGCGTTTTTTATTGCCGTTTTGGTATACCCACTCCAACGCTGGTTCAATCGTTATATACCTCATTGGTTAAGCTTGGTTCTGGTTCTATTGCTCTTAGCAGGAGTGTTGGGTTTAGCCGTGGGAGCATTGGAAATAAGTGCTGAAATTATTGAACCAAAGGCACCCGAATATCTGAATCGCCTGCAACAAATGGCAGAATCCGCGCAATCTTGGGCACAGGCGCGAGGTTTTCCAGTTTCGCAGTTTTCTTCTGGGCAAAACTCAAATCAACTCACTCAGGAGGCAATTGGTGGAATTAAATCACTCCTGTCTGCTCTAAGTTTGTTTGTGTTGGTAGTATCGTTACTGGTTCTGTTGCTCTTAGAAGTCAATCAATACAAAGAAAAAACGCAGCGAGCATTTCCTTCTCGGACAAGCGATCGCCTAATTAATGCTGTCGGTAGTATGAGTGAAAAGCTACGTCGTTACCTTTTCGTCATGACTCTGACCAGTTTTTTAACAGGAGTATTGACCAGCATTTTGTGTTTTATTTTAGGAGTTGATTTGGCATTTGTTTGGGGGTTAATCGCTTTTGTTCTCAACTATATTCCGACATTAGGGTCAATTATTGCCGTCATTCCACCTACGCTAGTGGCTCTTGTTTTTAATGGGGTCGGTCGAGGGATTGCCACATTAATTGGTTTAGCGGTGCTCCAGGTGGCGATCGGTAATTTTGTCGATCCTCGCCTCCAAGGGAAAACATTGCAGCTATCGCCGTTTATTGCGTTGATTTCCATCGTGTTTTGGGGATGGGTATGGGGCATTCCGGGTGCTATTTTGGGCGTACCGATGACGGTAGCAATTATTCTCCTTTGTCAGGAGTTTGACTCAACGCGAGGGATTGCAATTGTTCTGGGCGAAGTAGAAAAGAGTAAGTCATAA
- a CDS encoding Nramp family divalent metal transporter: MSNSNQSNSSTSKTTTNPKENQEQTVPKPPEGWKRLKWLGPSFLWMLSAAGSGELLFTPRIAALYGYSLLWALLAAVVLKWFINREVGRFSVCTGATILEGFRRLPGPKNWAIWLILVPQVVVAIATVAGLSGAAATALILVTGGTVQLWTVIIIAVTAAIVFLGQYKTVEKISSYVGIARTIAVVAAAIFVFPNLKNLGAGLLPQIPSDVQYQEILPWLGFMLAGAAGLMWYSYWVEARGYGAAALKQEEPLDPHQINEEERDRLKGWTTLMTLSNTLAVVGALLAALSFLILGGELLHPQGLVPKENQVAETLGSLLGNLWGPFGFWFMIAIVFITFCSTTLSVQDGFGRMFADGTNILCQGFGVQGRWTNEKFLRKAYIVGLLAVLPIGIYLIFGQPIALLQLAGGIEAAHIPIVTGLTLYLNHRMLPEKLQPSKITWAGTAIAGLFFAGFAIIYLLQLLGVMGSSG; this comes from the coding sequence ATGAGTAATAGTAACCAAAGCAATTCATCGACCTCAAAGACAACAACTAATCCGAAAGAAAACCAAGAACAAACTGTACCCAAGCCACCGGAGGGGTGGAAGCGCTTAAAGTGGTTGGGACCTAGCTTTTTGTGGATGCTGTCTGCCGCTGGTTCTGGGGAGTTGCTGTTTACGCCTCGAATTGCCGCCCTCTATGGCTATTCTCTCCTGTGGGCGCTGCTTGCTGCTGTCGTTCTCAAATGGTTTATCAACCGCGAGGTGGGGCGCTTCTCCGTTTGTACGGGGGCAACGATACTCGAAGGTTTTAGGCGACTTCCTGGCCCGAAAAACTGGGCAATCTGGCTGATTTTGGTGCCGCAGGTGGTTGTGGCGATCGCAACGGTTGCCGGACTCTCAGGTGCTGCTGCCACTGCACTGATTCTAGTAACGGGGGGAACGGTTCAGCTTTGGACAGTAATCATCATTGCTGTGACCGCTGCGATCGTTTTCCTGGGACAATACAAAACGGTGGAAAAAATTTCCTCCTATGTCGGGATTGCCCGCACAATTGCTGTAGTCGCTGCTGCCATCTTTGTTTTTCCCAACCTGAAGAACCTGGGCGCAGGGTTATTGCCGCAAATTCCCTCCGATGTGCAATATCAGGAAATCTTGCCTTGGCTAGGGTTTATGCTGGCAGGGGCAGCAGGGTTGATGTGGTATTCCTACTGGGTGGAAGCGAGAGGGTATGGTGCGGCGGCGCTTAAGCAAGAAGAACCCCTCGATCCCCATCAAATTAACGAAGAAGAACGCGATCGCTTAAAGGGTTGGACTACCCTAATGACCCTATCCAACACCTTAGCGGTAGTCGGTGCGCTTTTGGCAGCATTATCGTTCCTGATTCTCGGTGGAGAATTGCTGCATCCCCAAGGTTTAGTGCCTAAAGAAAATCAGGTGGCGGAAACGTTAGGTAGTTTGCTTGGCAATCTTTGGGGACCCTTTGGTTTCTGGTTTATGATTGCGATTGTTTTTATTACCTTTTGTAGCACCACGCTGTCAGTTCAGGATGGCTTTGGACGGATGTTTGCTGATGGGACAAATATTCTTTGCCAAGGGTTTGGCGTGCAGGGTCGGTGGACAAATGAAAAGTTTTTACGGAAAGCTTACATCGTAGGATTACTCGCAGTTCTACCGATTGGGATTTACCTAATTTTTGGTCAACCGATTGCTTTACTTCAGTTAGCTGGAGGCATTGAAGCTGCCCACATTCCGATTGTTACCGGGCTGACGCTTTACCTGAATCATCGAATGCTGCCTGAAAAATTACAACCGTCAAAAATCACCTGGGCAGGCACTGCGATCGCAGGACTGTTTTTCGCTGGTTTTGCAATTATCTATCTTCTCCAATTACTAGGGGTGATGGGTTCTAGCGGCTGA
- a CDS encoding HAD family hydrolase has protein sequence MTKATKPVSNRIALAFDFDDTLVPDTFDHLVENCGFDHHAFRKERVQPLIDKGWEPILARFYSLIEESKQRDQDKITKEYLTKFGEELAPFEGVPEMFKRLRQSAKTIVPDIEVEFYLITCGMVEIARHTCIASEFTAMWGCEFSYNEEGEIEFVKQLVSHTEKTRYLFQLAKGIDKTNQDGQMFVYRDVSPEELHVPLRQVIYVGDGSSDIPCFSLMNEENGVAIGVYKGSTVQEWNREVQLSTSQRVANLAEADYREDSELMRSLTLAVESMCKQIALLQLSVGE, from the coding sequence ATGACCAAAGCGACCAAACCAGTCTCTAACCGCATTGCCCTAGCCTTTGACTTTGACGACACCCTCGTACCGGATACATTCGACCACTTGGTTGAAAACTGCGGCTTTGATCATCACGCATTTCGTAAAGAGCGAGTTCAGCCATTAATCGATAAGGGTTGGGAACCAATTCTGGCTAGATTTTACAGCCTGATTGAGGAATCAAAACAACGGGATCAGGACAAAATTACCAAAGAGTACCTCACCAAATTTGGTGAGGAATTAGCTCCCTTTGAAGGCGTACCTGAAATGTTTAAAAGGCTGCGGCAGAGTGCTAAAACGATAGTTCCAGATATCGAGGTTGAGTTCTACCTAATTACCTGCGGCATGGTAGAAATCGCTCGCCATACTTGCATCGCCTCTGAATTTACAGCCATGTGGGGATGTGAATTCAGCTACAACGAAGAGGGTGAAATTGAGTTTGTGAAACAACTAGTTAGCCACACTGAAAAGACACGCTATCTCTTCCAACTCGCCAAGGGAATCGATAAGACAAATCAAGATGGACAGATGTTTGTCTATCGCGATGTCTCCCCGGAAGAACTGCACGTTCCCCTTCGTCAGGTGATTTACGTTGGCGATGGCTCCTCGGATATCCCTTGCTTTTCTCTAATGAATGAAGAGAACGGAGTAGCAATTGGTGTTTATAAAGGGAGTACAGTTCAAGAGTGGAACCGTGAGGTACAACTGAGTACCAGTCAGCGCGTTGCTAATCTAGCGGAGGCTGACTATAGAGAGGATTCTGAACTGATGCGATCGCTAACACTAGCTGTCGAAAGTATGTGCAAACAAATCGCCCTCTTGCAACTCAGTGTTGGTGAATAG
- a CDS encoding sensory rhodopsin transducer, with amino-acid sequence MNKPIGQTRWAIAEGYIPSWGNGPEPQFTSHETACMLNTSDQDAHVEITIYFSDKEPVGPYRVTVPPRRTLHLRFNDLTDPEPIPRDTDYGSVFESDVPIVVQHTRLDSRQSENALLSTIAYGSND; translated from the coding sequence ATGAACAAACCGATTGGACAAACACGATGGGCGATTGCAGAAGGTTACATTCCCAGTTGGGGTAATGGACCAGAACCGCAGTTCACGAGTCATGAAACTGCCTGTATGCTCAATACTTCAGACCAGGATGCCCATGTTGAAATTACCATCTACTTTAGCGACAAAGAACCTGTTGGACCTTACCGAGTAACCGTTCCACCCAGGCGCACTCTTCATCTGCGCTTCAACGACCTCACCGATCCCGAACCGATTCCTCGCGATACAGATTATGGCAGTGTGTTTGAGTCGGATGTGCCAATTGTTGTGCAGCATACCCGTCTCGATTCCCGTCAGTCTGAGAATGCACTACTCAGCACCATCGCTTATGGCAGCAACGATTAA
- a CDS encoding alpha-amylase family protein codes for MKNLWYKDAIIYSLDVETFMDVNGNGIGDFIGLTKRLNHLAGLGVTCLWLLPFYPSPNRDNGYDIMDYYNVDPRLGTLGDFVEFMHQARDRGIRLIIDLVVNHTSNQHPWFQSARSDKNSKYRDYYVWTDNPPKDAQDKVAFPGVQESIWEYDEQAGAYYLHRFYKEQPDLNTANPEVREEIRKIMGFWLELGVSGFRIDAAPFLIEPLGMENAKREELHNLLSDMREFVSERRGDGVLLAEANVSPDQIPLYFGDGDRMNMLFNFLLNQYIFLALAREQAAPIIEGLKTLPDTPHTGQWVNFLRHHDELTLDGLTKDEQQEIFAAFAPDETMQIYGHGIRRRLAPMLGGDRHRLELAYSLLFSLPGTPLLRYGDEIGMGDDLSLEGRTSVRTPMQWSNTQNGGFSTAPQDALTRPVISEGEYGYQQVNATTEQRDPNSLLNWMERVIRIRQQCPELGRGKWCILETDEPSVFAHCCEWEGNTVLTVHNLAKQPCTVTLKLKDFKPKHLMELFANRQYEPFDGNSSSIEVDAYGYRWFRSDSVL; via the coding sequence ATGAAAAATCTCTGGTACAAAGACGCAATTATCTACTCCTTAGATGTGGAGACATTTATGGATGTCAACGGCAATGGCATCGGTGACTTTATCGGACTCACCAAACGCCTGAACCACCTGGCTGGATTGGGAGTTACCTGCCTGTGGCTATTGCCGTTCTACCCCTCCCCAAACCGAGACAACGGCTACGACATCATGGACTATTACAACGTTGACCCGCGTCTGGGAACTCTGGGAGACTTTGTGGAGTTCATGCATCAGGCTCGCGATCGCGGCATTCGTCTGATCATTGACCTTGTGGTCAATCACACCTCAAATCAACATCCGTGGTTCCAGTCCGCCCGCTCTGACAAAAACTCGAAGTATCGCGACTACTACGTATGGACAGATAATCCCCCCAAAGACGCTCAAGACAAGGTGGCTTTTCCCGGTGTGCAGGAGAGTATCTGGGAATATGATGAACAAGCTGGCGCATACTATTTGCACCGATTCTATAAGGAACAGCCAGACTTAAATACTGCCAATCCAGAGGTGCGTGAGGAGATTCGCAAGATTATGGGTTTCTGGCTGGAACTTGGCGTATCCGGCTTTCGCATAGACGCTGCCCCATTCCTAATCGAGCCACTGGGTATGGAGAATGCCAAACGTGAGGAACTCCACAACCTTCTGTCTGACATGCGAGAATTTGTTTCGGAACGACGTGGCGATGGCGTGTTGCTAGCAGAGGCGAACGTCTCGCCTGACCAAATCCCCCTTTACTTTGGAGATGGGGACAGGATGAATATGCTATTCAACTTTTTGTTGAACCAGTATATCTTCCTCGCGTTGGCTAGGGAGCAGGCAGCCCCCATCATTGAGGGATTGAAAACACTGCCCGATACCCCACATACAGGACAGTGGGTGAACTTTCTGCGTCACCACGATGAACTTACCCTTGATGGCCTCACCAAGGACGAACAGCAAGAGATTTTCGCCGCTTTTGCACCCGATGAGACGATGCAAATTTACGGGCATGGCATCCGCCGTCGTCTGGCACCCATGCTCGGAGGCGATCGCCATCGCCTAGAGTTGGCGTATAGCCTGCTATTTAGCTTGCCCGGTACACCCCTGCTGCGCTATGGCGATGAGATTGGTATGGGCGATGATTTATCGCTTGAAGGTCGTACCAGCGTCCGCACGCCTATGCAATGGTCAAACACTCAAAATGGAGGCTTCTCCACAGCGCCTCAAGATGCACTCACACGACCCGTGATTTCAGAAGGGGAGTACGGCTATCAGCAGGTCAATGCCACTACCGAGCAGCGTGACCCGAACTCATTGCTCAACTGGATGGAGCGGGTGATTCGCATACGCCAGCAATGCCCAGAGTTGGGTCGGGGGAAGTGGTGCATTTTGGAAACGGATGAGCCAAGTGTATTTGCCCACTGTTGCGAGTGGGAGGGTAACACTGTACTGACCGTGCATAATCTGGCAAAGCAACCTTGTACGGTCACCCTTAAATTGAAGGACTTCAAGCCAAAGCACCTAATGGAGCTGTTTGCAAATCGGCAGTACGAACCCTTTGACGGCAATTCAAGTTCTATCGAAGTGGACGCATACGGGTATCGCTGGTTCCGCTCCGATAGTGTGCTTTAA
- a CDS encoding TIGR03885 family FMN-dependent LLM class oxidoreductase, translated as MVKIAYHASHEQFKPSALLKYVQMAQRAGFTAGSSSDHFHPWSDRQGESGFSWAWLGAAMQATSLPFGVICAPGQRYHPAIVAQAAATLAEMFPDRLWVSLASGEALNERITGEHWPPKSERNARLKECVDIIRALWAGETVTHYGRVRVEEAKLYTRPEIPLPVIGAAVTAETAEWLGSWADGLYTTSRPPEELKKVVEAFYRGGGEGKPMYLKVQLSYAKDETEARLGAYEQWRTNIFRSVALAELWTPKQFDAAAQFVRPEDMDRCVRISAEPQQHIEWLQKDLELGFSELVLHNVNLEQEQFIEVFGEKVLPAIAKG; from the coding sequence ATGGTAAAGATTGCTTATCACGCTTCCCACGAACAGTTCAAGCCGAGCGCTCTTTTAAAATACGTTCAAATGGCCCAGCGTGCTGGATTCACGGCTGGCTCATCTTCTGACCACTTCCATCCCTGGAGCGATCGCCAAGGGGAAAGCGGCTTCTCTTGGGCATGGTTAGGCGCAGCCATGCAGGCAACATCTCTTCCCTTCGGCGTCATTTGCGCTCCGGGGCAACGGTATCACCCTGCCATTGTTGCTCAGGCGGCGGCAACGCTGGCGGAAATGTTTCCCGATCGCTTGTGGGTGTCGCTGGCAAGTGGCGAAGCGCTTAATGAGCGAATTACTGGAGAACACTGGCCTCCCAAATCCGAACGGAATGCTCGCCTCAAGGAATGTGTAGATATTATCCGTGCCTTGTGGGCGGGAGAAACGGTAACCCACTACGGGCGGGTGCGGGTTGAGGAGGCAAAGCTCTACACTCGACCTGAGATTCCCCTGCCAGTAATTGGAGCGGCTGTTACGGCTGAAACAGCCGAGTGGTTAGGCTCTTGGGCAGATGGACTCTACACAACCTCCCGCCCTCCTGAAGAACTCAAGAAGGTGGTAGAAGCGTTTTATCGAGGTGGGGGAGAGGGTAAGCCGATGTATCTTAAGGTGCAACTCTCCTACGCCAAAGATGAGACAGAGGCACGACTTGGAGCCTACGAGCAGTGGCGTACCAACATTTTTAGGAGCGTTGCCCTAGCGGAACTGTGGACGCCTAAGCAATTTGATGCCGCCGCACAGTTTGTCAGACCGGAGGACATGGATCGCTGCGTGCGGATTTCTGCTGAACCCCAGCAGCACATTGAGTGGTTACAGAAGGATTTAGAACTCGGATTTAGTGAACTTGTCTTGCATAATGTGAACTTAGAGCAGGAGCAGTTCATCGAGGTTTTTGGGGAGAAAGTGCTGCCAGCGATCGCAAAGGGCTGA